The sequence below is a genomic window from Chondrinema litorale.
CCGGTTCGTCGCCAGAAACTTTTATACTATAATTACCTTCAAAATCGGTAATTGCGCCTGTTGAAGTACCCTTCAACAGAACATTTACCCCTGGGAGGGGAGATCCATCTTCGCCATCAGTAACTACTCCTGTTACTGTTGTCTCTTGAGCAAATGCAATACTGATGCTCAGTAATAATAAAGAAAGTAAAGATATAGGGATCTTTACAAACTGGTAGTTATACTTCATTTTCATCAATTTAAATTTCCAATGTGTAATCTGTCAAAACTTAGTTAATTAATAATTCCATTTTCATATTTACTTCATAATATTTTATTGTTTTGTTTTTAACAATCACTAAAAAGTCATATTAATAAATCTCCCTAATCAAATTTATTTAGCATTTCTGGTAAGTCAGAGAACATTCTAATTATTAAAACATATGAAATTAGAAGCTAATCATATATAGATTATTTGGGTTTAACAAATTAAAAAGAGGCAATTATTAAATATTTTTCATGCAATCGTCATCGTAATCGATTACGAAAAATTTATTTTTCATATTAAATCTAAATATAGATTTATAAGAATAATTCAATTGAAAAAATACTATTACCAATAAAATATAAAATAACTAAAAGTAAGAGGAATGTCATTTATTGAAATAATACAATTTGTATTTTTTTAACCTTAAATTGCGAGCTAATAAAATCACTTTATACCCAACTACTTTAATAGTGAGATAATTAAACAGATATATAAATGTGAACTTTGTTAAGAATTAATCTTGTTTAAGCTTTAACATGTAAATAAGACATTAATGAAATAATTCATTAAACAAAAAGTCATTTCTGAAAAGCAACCCTTTATAGGTATAAAGATTAAAAAAAAAGATTAATTAACTTGTTAGGTAAGCAAAAAACAAAATTGTATATTTATTTAGCAGGTTCGCTTAATATTATTACTTTAAGCAATTCATGTAAATTATAATAACAAAAAAACAAGATGAAAAGCCGTCAGGTTACTATTAAAGATATCGCACGGCAACTAAATATCTCTCCGGCAACGGTATCAAGGGCTTTAAAAGACCATCCTGATATAAGTAAAACCACAAAAAAAGCTGTTGTAGAATTAGCTGCCTCACTAAATTACCAACCTAACTCAATAGCACTTAGCTTAAGAAGTAAAAGAACATATACAATTGGAGTAATAGTACCTGAAATTATCCACTTCTTTTTTTCTTCTGCGATTAGTGGTATTGAGGATGTTGCCTATCAGGCTGGATACAATGTTATCATATGCCAATCTAATGAATCTTACGAAAGAGAAGTTAGCAATGTAAATACCCTCATTAATAACCGAGTAGACGGTATTTTGATATCTGTTTCTAAAAACACAAAAGATACTTCCCATTTAAAAAAGATTACAGATTTAGGCATTCCTTTGGTCTTTTTCGATCGTGTTTGTGATGATATTGACGCCCATAAAGTAATTGTAGAAGATGAAAGAGGCGCATACGACGCGGTAAAACATTTAATAGATCAAGGCTATAAAAAAATAGCACACTTGGCTGGGCCAGAAACACTTATCATTAGTAAAAATAGAATTAATGGCTATGTAAGAGCTCTTAAAGACCATAATATTGAAGTGGACGAAAGCCTAATGATGGAAGCAGATAATAAAGAGGCAGGTATGGATGCTATGAAGAAACTATTAGCAAGACCAGATATACCCGATGCTATTTTTACTGTGAACGACAATGCTGCAATTGGCGCTCTTCAAGTTATTAAAAATGCAGGTTATAAAGTACCAGAAGATATTGCCTTAATTGGTTTTAGCGACGATCAGAAAATAACATCTTTGGTAGAACCTCATTTAAGCAGTATTGCACAACCTGCTTTTAAAATTGGTCAAACCGCTGGTGAATTATTCCTAAAACAGATTGAAACCCCTGAACCAAATAAGTACGAAAAAATAATTTTAGATACAGAATTAATAGTAAGGGCATCGTCTGATTTTTCTAAGAATTAAAAAAATGCTTTATGCAACCGTTTGAAATTTTGCTTTTAGATTAAATAAGTCTAATTGGTTTCTTTTGTATATAGAAAAAAACTATCTTTACGCAGTCATATTTACACCCTTTCTTCTTGGCATTTCTTATTGTAAGTCAGATATATGTAGAAACTTAAACATATACTCTTACTTCAATAAACTATGTACTTTCATCTGAGACTATCATTATCTCTAACACTTATCTTTTTTACTTCCCATTTAATTATGGGGCAAATCGTCACGCTCAATCCTCAACCGGCATCAGCAGATGACACTGAAATTGCCATTATTTTCGATGCAACGCAAGGAACTGGAGCCCTTACAGGAGCCACTTCTATATATATGCATTCAGGTGTAGTAACAGAAGGGCCAAATGGTACTTCTTGGGAAAATGTTGTAGGCAACTGGGGACAAGATGATGGAATAGGAAAAATGAGCAAGGTGGATGGAGAAAGCGACAAATGGCAAATTACATTGAGCCCTGATGCGCGCTCTTATTATAATGTACCTGAGGAAAATAAAATTTACAGACTGGCCATGGTCTTTAGAAATGCCGATGGAAGTGCTGAAGGAAAAGGCACCACCGGAGATTTTGATGGAGGTAGTGTTGCAGCAAATGGAGATATATTTCTCAATTTAGATGCAGGTAATTATGTAACTATTTCTGAACCAGTCTCTGGTATTTATTTTTTAGAAAATGGTTCAAGCTTCAATATTAAAGCCAATGCTTCACAAACTGCTAGCACTTTTACCTTATCCAATTTAGATGGAGAAGGCAGCCTACAAGAACTAGCAAGCAACACAGATGCTGATAATATAGATTATGAATACACCGTAACCGAAACAGATAGCATAACTATAATAGCTTCTGCCGAAATAGAAGGTGAGATTTATTCAGATACAGCAGTTTATCAAATCTTTCTAAAAAGTGGATCACCTGTTACTAATCTTCCTGATGGAGTTATGTCTGGTATTAATTATAGTGAAGATGCTACCAAAGCTACTCTAGTACTTACTGCTCCAGATAAAGAGTTTGTGTATGTAGTCGGTGACTTTAATAACTGGCAAATAGAAAGCAAATATAAAATGAATGTTACACCAGATGGTGAAACTTTTTGGATAACACTTTCTAATTTGGAACCGGGTAAAGAATATGCTTTTCAATACTGGGTTGATGGCACTATTAAAATTGGTGACCCATATGCCGACAAAGTAGCTGACCCCTGGAATGATGCTTATATTCCAACTGAGACTTATCCAGATTTACCAAGCTACACAAATACAGAAAACGGAATAGCTACTGTATTGCAAACTAACCAAGAAGACTATAATTGGACTGCAACCGAAATTACAGGTGGCAAACCTGCTCCAGAAGACTTGGTTATTTATGAGTTGTTAGTGAGAGATTTCTTGGGATCGCACAGCTATCGAGATTTAGCAGATACTTTAGATTACCTCGCCAACCTTGGTGTAAATGCCATTGAGCTTATGCCTATTATGGAATATGAGGGTAACCTAAGCTGGGGCTACAATCCTTCTTACTTTTTTGCTCCTGATAAATATTATGGTTCTAAAAACGACCTTAAAAACTTTATAGAAACAGCTCACGAAAAAGGTTTTGCAGTTATTCTAGATATGGTTCTTAACCATGCTTTTGGGCAAAATGCCATGGTTAAAATGTATTGGGATGAAGAAAATAACAGACCTGCGGCAGACAATCCTTGGTTTAACCAAGAAGCTAAACACCCTTTTAATGTAGGTTATGATTTTAACCACGAGAGCAGTTACACACAAACTTTCATAGACGATGTAAATGAGTATTGGTTAACTGAGTTTCATTTCGATGGTTTCCGATTCGATTTATCAAAAGGATTTACCCAACAAAACAACCCAAATGATGTAGCTGCTTGGGGAGCTTATGATGCCAGTCGTATTGCTTTACTAAAAAGAATGGCAGATCACATCTGGTCTGTGGATGATGATGCTTATATCATTCTCGAACACTTTGCAGACAATACAGAAGAAAAGGAATTGGCTGAATATGAAAATGGCATGATGCTTTGGGGCAATCTAGCACATGATTATGGAGAAGCTTTA
It includes:
- a CDS encoding LacI family DNA-binding transcriptional regulator — its product is MKSRQVTIKDIARQLNISPATVSRALKDHPDISKTTKKAVVELAASLNYQPNSIALSLRSKRTYTIGVIVPEIIHFFFSSAISGIEDVAYQAGYNVIICQSNESYEREVSNVNTLINNRVDGILISVSKNTKDTSHLKKITDLGIPLVFFDRVCDDIDAHKVIVEDERGAYDAVKHLIDQGYKKIAHLAGPETLIISKNRINGYVRALKDHNIEVDESLMMEADNKEAGMDAMKKLLARPDIPDAIFTVNDNAAIGALQVIKNAGYKVPEDIALIGFSDDQKITSLVEPHLSSIAQPAFKIGQTAGELFLKQIETPEPNKYEKIILDTELIVRASSDFSKN
- a CDS encoding alpha-amylase family glycosyl hydrolase — encoded protein: MGQIVTLNPQPASADDTEIAIIFDATQGTGALTGATSIYMHSGVVTEGPNGTSWENVVGNWGQDDGIGKMSKVDGESDKWQITLSPDARSYYNVPEENKIYRLAMVFRNADGSAEGKGTTGDFDGGSVAANGDIFLNLDAGNYVTISEPVSGIYFLENGSSFNIKANASQTASTFTLSNLDGEGSLQELASNTDADNIDYEYTVTETDSITIIASAEIEGEIYSDTAVYQIFLKSGSPVTNLPDGVMSGINYSEDATKATLVLTAPDKEFVYVVGDFNNWQIESKYKMNVTPDGETFWITLSNLEPGKEYAFQYWVDGTIKIGDPYADKVADPWNDAYIPTETYPDLPSYTNTENGIATVLQTNQEDYNWTATEITGGKPAPEDLVIYELLVRDFLGSHSYRDLADTLDYLANLGVNAIELMPIMEYEGNLSWGYNPSYFFAPDKYYGSKNDLKNFIETAHEKGFAVILDMVLNHAFGQNAMVKMYWDEENNRPAADNPWFNQEAKHPFNVGYDFNHESSYTQTFIDDVNEYWLTEFHFDGFRFDLSKGFTQQNNPNDVAAWGAYDASRIALLKRMADHIWSVDDDAYIILEHFADNTEEKELAEYENGMMLWGNLAHDYGEALKGNTDANFEWISAETRGWKNDRVVGYMESHDEERLMVKNLNEGSSNGAYNIQNEAIAIDRVKLGSAFFYTVPGPKMLWQFGEMGYDFSINSCPPDWTTISNDCRVDNKPIPWGNFHNLDYYNDALRSKLRAAVSSIIQLTTDYNTAFEEGDFSWTPTGKLRKINITHETLDVTIVGNFGTTEGDIDPAFSKTGMWYNFFALDSMEVSDVNSTITLAPGEFHIYTDTALFASEAGLATPYQPIVTVDPSTFKADEEITITFNALAADAGETEGLVDAEKVYMYAGIVLDETDSENLSNYKGTTDQDDGIGEMTKVEGEDNLWQITFTPSTYFEIEDEQIYRIGMYFREVSGTNTGKDIGDKTIFIDVQPDQEIVTTDPSTFTINDNITIYFDAKLANNAGTNGLEGAAKVYMHSGIVTASETSTSWENVVGNWGADNGIGEMTAVDDEADVWQISLQPKDYYSIADGTTVYRLAMVFRDASGNAQGKGEGGSDIFIPVSQSTTTGIDKEDISQNLTIYPNPANQMVAFVLSDLSDNHIQLQITDLTGKTITVRNFTSSRGGFVYQMDTSNLAQGMYLVKIFTSKKQAIKKLLIEH